AAAATGattcaaaaattaaactaaacatatataaaacttatCATGGATagtaaattaaaactaaatttgTAACATATCTTAAGTAAATTAACTACATAAATATAGTGATGGTGTTGTCTTCATGATATCAAACTACAATTATTCTAGAATACTTGCATTTTGACTACGCGATATATATAACCAAGTTCATCAATATTAACTTATCGGGTTTCGGTTTGGgccccaaattttatttttttacccaaaaccaatccaataTCCGATACTTTTATTCGGTTATAACCAATTAACCAACCAAATCCAAACAACCCAAACCCACTTAACCCAAATCCAATTGGATTGGGTGGTTTTCCGGGTGAAACCAAATAATGAACACCCCTaaataaaatagttatttaCATGGTCAATGACTAAATAACAACATGACCCTGTAGTGCAGTATTTTTTCAAATAGTCTgttgtattatttttaagttttcgtgtttttttttagctttataATACATTTTGTAATGTGcgtttatttttatgtatgtatcacTAATCTTGTTCATGTTGCAAGTTTTGCGTATCGTTATGTTTACCGGAGCAACGCCCGGGTTAAAAAActagttttaatatatttattatccAAATATTCATTTAGTCTACCATCTTCATTAAATCTATTTAAGAAACGTTGAACTATATTTATGCCTAGTTAAATATGTGAGGGGTAGTTTTCCTTTTATAATGCGACGGCGATGGTGATAATAATGCGGGGTGGTAGTGGCAGCGGCGGTGGCCGCGGAGGTGGTGACAGGTGATGGCGGTGACGAGTAGTGAGGACGTCAATGGtggtaaatataaaaattattgataTTAAAAGATGTAGTATAGTTATTATAAGGATTGATgtgtttatgttgtaaattattttgttaaggatattttatgtatattatgtgcagatgtttaaattaatgaataaaagagaaagGTATTTTTGATAGTTTGAAGTTGTATTTTGAGAGTTTAGGTGGGGGTTCCTCTTTTATAtaagaatatagatatagatatagatgtgtatatatatatattatatatattttttcttatttcgagaactttcttttataaaaccatgaaaacttttaaattttgtattgaaataaatgtttttaaagTTCATTCATATGTAAATGAATTTGTTTACGTAACGgccatatatataaagttttgaaaaaaattttatttataacatatatttttataatatttcatatgtaaAATCCATCATCATAAAATCACATTTTGCTGTATCTACTAGCTatcttttatgatttaaaatatTTGTGCATTATGTGAACACCATCATGATATACATTTAGTCTACCATCTTCATTAAAAATCTATTTAAGAATCGTAGAATTACAATTATGCCTCGTTAAATATGCGACATAGCCAAAAGTCAAATTAATAgttaaacaatatatatcatctaataAAATCTTACTttcattttaaacaaaataaaagtcaacgaaagtcTGTTACTATCAAAcacttaattaataaaaaacaaaaaactagcAACTTCAATAAacgataaaaagaaaaacacgtATGCCATTTCATTATAACATCTCCCacgttctttttttctttatataagtTCTCAAAAAATAACTCACCCtaagggttatttgagaacttatatataataaaaaaataataaaaatgagagAACAATTCTGTACCACACATTCTccctttctttctctctcttcaattaaatatggaaattcatccaaatcattcaaaattctttatctcataaaccgtaaatcgtaagacgaaacaaaaagtgtGGGTAGTCTTAAAGTTTCATCTTCTTTCAAtagagatgcaattcgatatacatttgacgactttttaattttcttttttctttttggtacttgcatataacttacacatgtgtaagttgaacaaaaattatgattcggaacgggcttctcCCTTAACGATATTCATAAGCCAAAGCTAGTGGAGGTAATAGGTCAttgaggtgataggtcatagggtgataggtcatagagggtgataggtcatagggtgataggtcatagagggtgataggtcatagggggtgactagtgatgggtgatctacttaacgggctccgcccttagccgctataaCACTGCCATGGAcagacgggctccgcccttggccaccatggctccgccatggattgacgggctccccCCTTAACCTttattgttgtgtacatatgttcatttactactttacatgtgaaaacaatgatcttacacatgtgtagataCACAATTACAAtggaaaaaaatgaatattaaaaagtcgtcaaaagtatatcgaattacatctctaatgaaagaggacgaaactTTAAGACTACCCGTACTTTTTGTTTCGTTTAACGATTTATAGTTTGTGagataaatcattttaaatgatttggatgaatttccatatttaattgaagagagagaaatatAGAGAGAATATCTGGTCCagaattgttctcgcgttctttttttttttttttatgagttctcaaataacccttcctctTTAATACTATATCTATAAGAGCATTTTCAATGTAGCTTgatgaaaaacttttaatttttaagtgaAAAACATCTTTCAAAAGCTTGACACCATTGGGTGCAAAAGTTTATTATTTCAAAAGCTTGATAATGAgcaaaagtttttttcaaatcaacattatttaatttaatcaaaaaaagCTTTAGAAAATGCTACCATTGGAGTAAATGACTTTTTATAGGGAGAAGATTTTCTTAAGTTATTCTAACATGACTAGTTATGATAGggtaatcttgacccttgaatgaaaatcaaggaCAAATTGAATTTTGGcaattgattttcattcaagggtcaagattttcccaacttgactcaagttgaaaaaaaaactttccttttttatAAAGGTTAAAGTTAATGGATTTATGAAatgacatgaaaaaaaaaaacttttaaaagctttttatctTTGGGGATGCTCTAATACCTTATAAAAGGGAACCCAcccaaaaatatcaaaagatcaactgatatacctaaaatactttcttctttattcattaatataaacatttacACCTAATACacctataatatattaataaaataatttacaacaccACCATTGGCTCTTTCACCACCCGTCGCCGGCATTGCCTCCACCATGCGCCGCTATCACTATAGTCACTGTATTGGGCGGTGATGACGTACCCACCCAGACGCAGGCACGCATGGTACACCTAAAGGGTACGTTTCGCTTTCGATAAACAAGGAAAAGATTTGTAGTTATCAAGAATCCTATATCTTAGGAAAGAAGATCATATCAAATCCTTTATTCCAGGAAGTGATATACATAACGCAAAAAACCCTACTTGGGGAATAAGTCACGAACCCCTTATAAATAGGGGGAAGAATGGCTAGAATAATTCATCATCACATACACACATCTGGCTAGAATAATTCATTCATCATCACATACACACAAAAGGCATAGCCTTACCGGAAGGGAACCGCCAAATAACAACCATAACCACCCTCATTCCTCCGTTCTAGGTAACCAGATTAgctgtacaaacaattggcgccatccACGAGACACTCTCCGAACAGCAAAACTTgcaaaaaattttgttttctcAAGCCCTAAAACCCTAGAAGAATGAGCGAGGAAAATAGGCCGCCACCTGGTTTCGGTGAAGAAAGCATAAATCTAAACCGAAATCAGGGAAGCACACCAATAACACCTTCATCAGTAGGGGCGACACACTCCTCTACATCAGTTATACCTCAGATTGACGAAGCATACATACGGCAGAACTACTCCAGTATTCTGAGTACCCTACGACGCTTTTAAGATGCGGGAGCACTATCAGGAAGGGCAATCAATTTCGATGAAGAATACGACGAATATGATGGTGACACACCGCCAAGTGGAAGGCGCAGGCAACCAATGGATCCTTGATCAAGAGTGCAAAGAACCAACAATCAACAAAACAATGTCGTAGGGTCAAACACCCAGGGACAAAGCAACCTAGGGTCAAACACCCTAGGGCAAGCCAACCTAGGGTCAAACACCCAGAACCCAGACAACCTAGGGTCAAACACCCGGATCCAAAGCAACCTAGGGTCAAACACCCAGGGACAAAGCAACCTAGGGTCAAACACCCAGGGACAAGGCAACACAGGGTCAAACACCCAGGGACAACCCAACACAGGTTCGAACAACCAAAGTAATCAAAACATCCCCCAAGAAATACTAAATCTAGGACAGATATACAATGTACACGCAGCACACCAATATTCCCCAGTACCTGGCAAGTTCACTACCGCAGTACCAGGCACAAGGAATAAGCACCCCAGGATACCACAGTCAGGGAACATTCACTCAGAACCTTCAGAATGGGAGCCAAAGGTCGAGCACGGCGGGATACCAGCGGAATCCTCAAGGACAATTTAATCAAGGCTTCTCAGTCAACACACAAGCCCCCAATATGCAGGAGCACAAAGTCACACCCAGGGTTCCCACACGCAAGATAGTGGTCAATCCTACGTGCCACAAGTAAACCAAGCCACGCCACATGCGCAGGCAGGACCTACTCAGAACCAACCCCAACAAGGATTCCAAATGCAGGGACAAGTCCCAGGACAACATTATCAGAACACTGGAGCCCAACCAGGTCAGGGTTACAAccaatattatttaaataaccTAGGGGTCAATAACCAAGGATATGGGCAGTATTATCAGGCTAGGGGCCCAAATTTAAGCACCTACGGGACAAATGTCTGGGGACCGGATATGTACCAAACCTTGCCGATATACCAACCAAACATGCCCAGACCATTCAGCCTCAACAGGATGCCAACAAAGTCACCTTTCGCAGAATGGATAAGAAATTACCCATTACCAGCAAATATGAACTACCCAACCCACCTAGGAATTTACATTCGCAAGGACGACCCAGATGATTTCTTGCAAAGGTTTGAAGGAATAGCAGAAATGCAAAACTGCATTGAACCAGTGGCTTGCAAAGCATTCAAAATGGGATTAATGAATGATGCAAGAGAATGGTTGGTAGCCTAACTGAAGGATCGATAAATAGCTTCGATGAACtcaaaacaaagtttttatCGCACTTCTGTCAACTAGAGAAGCATAAAAAGACACATGTGGCAGCCCATAACATCAAACAGCGAGAAAATGAAACCTCTAGGGATTTCATAGAAAGGTTCATTGTAGAGTCACAAGAGATCACAGGATTACCAGAGTCACAAGGGGTTTCTGGGCTCATACATGGCTGTCGGAAGAGGGAATTAGTTGAATGCTTAAACACAGACTTAGCAGAAACATTTGATGAAGCAAAGAAAAAAGCCCACAAATTCCTAGACACAAAAGAAATTAGAGCCAGCAATGTGGATCAGCAAGGAAGATATAGTTCGTATAATAGGGAGGAAAAAAGGAAAGATTACAACATAGTCTCACTCCCAGAGATGACAAAAAGCCCAAAGGAAATATTGCTCACAGAGGCAGTAGGAAAAACATTCCCCATCCCAACAAAGTTGAGTGAAAGGGGAAGGATGGATAAGGACAAATATTGTGATTTCCACAATGATACATGGCACGATACAAACTCATGTATACAACTGAGGAAAGCAATTGATGAAGCCATCAAGACCGGTAAATTGGCACATCTGGTAAAAGGAATCCGACAACAACCAAGACAAAAAGCAGAAGAGTCTAGGGAGCAGAAAAATAGCAATACCTAGGCAGCAATCTATATGATAAGAAGGGAAAGACAGGTCGAGAAGAGAAAAGGAGTTGATGCACTAATCCAGAGTGTAAGAGAAATTTCATTCCCGCCAATCTTAGGAACAAATGTCTCCGACGATTCGATAACAATTAAAGCAATACTGCAAAAAAGATGGGTAGATAAAATCCACATCGATGATGGAAGTGACTGCAACATACTATACGAGCATGCGTTCCCAGGGGATAATCCACTCCTGCGTATCTTATTGTCACCCCCAGGCACTTGGCTAATAAGTTTCTCTGGGATTAAAACTCAACCTGCAAGTAAGATCATTCTCGCAGTCACAAGTGTTGCAGGACCACGCAGGAGGACAGAGGAGCTAACATTCATGATCATCAAAGGATCCTCACCCTACAATGCCATCCTGGGAAGGCCAGCAATGCAAAAGTTTGGAATAATACCCTCTGTAATACATAACATGGTCAAATTTCAAACGGATAATATTGTCTTACATACCAAGGCTACATAGCCAAAATATTCAAATTGTTCAGATTTCAAAAGCAAGCAATTGATCAACAGACAAATCGGGATGAACAGCAAATGAGGCAATCACAGGAAATTTAGCGCCTTCCCATTCTTTAGCAGCAGCCTCAACCTTCTGGGAAGCATTTGCATCATAATCAAGACGGGATGACAGGTCAACATGACATTCCTGGCTGAATTCTTCTAGCACCCTAGATCTCTCCTCCAAACGATTAGCAGAAATTCCGTCACCAACAGACTTTAAAACATCAGGATTTGCCAAAAGAGACTTGCATAAAAACGGGACATATTCGGATATCACCCTTATGATCAACCCTCAACGCCTGCAATTGCTTTGAAAGATCCTCTATCATCAACTTGTCAGCTTGAGACTGGGACAACAATCTTGTACTTTCAATGGACTTTGACTGCAATTCTGTTTTCAGCCTGGCAATTTCTTCAATCCTGGCAAAGAGGGTTGACTTTTGAGACTTCAACAAAGCTTCTTTTTCCTTCAACTTGTCCACCAAAGAAACAGGTTCGCTTTGATCAGCATTGTCTGACAATTTCTTCTCTAAGTCAGAAACATTATCATTCAACAAGGACTCCCTGTGTGTACTCTCCTTCAATGCCTTCACAACAGCTTCAAACCGGAAACGCATCTTAGTAAGTATAGTACTATGAGCATCACAATCTTCATCATATAAAGCCTAGAACTCCAAGGGCTCCATGGACCTTATTTCATTAGCAGTATGCTTGGGAACTTGTGACCTGAACACCCAATTTGACTCATAAAACTCTGTAGACAACAAAAGACGAAATAAGGAGAGGCAGCAGAAGAGAGTACAAAggggaacaaaaaaaaaacattttaaaagttACCTTTTTTGGGAGATTCTTTGGCAGATGCAGACTTACGGGGTTTCCTGTTAGAAGCACGGGACTTCCTATTACCCTCCTCAACGTCATCAGTTGTAGCATGAGCAGCAGCAGCAATTTTAGCCTTCTTCAAACGAGCACCAATAGAACCACCAAGAGGAAGCACGCTCACTCTCTTCTTGCCAGCACCAGGAATGGCATCAACAAGGGGAGGGGGATGACTAACCACTTCACCAGTTGCACCAGTTCGTACACCAAGACTGCCACCACCACTAGAAGCATTGGGGTTAGGCATCTGGGAGACTTCCTTGGTACCCTTCTTCAAAAATTTCAAGTAAGACATTTCTGCAAAATCAAAGATCAAAAACAATGAAAAAGCATGCAGGAAAAGTGTAAAGATCACATAATAGGAGCATACCATTAAATTCTTCCTCTCCTTAAGCAAGAACAAGAATAAGGCCAGCCCTAAACAAAATCCCATCCGGATACTGATAAATAACAAAACCCTCTTCCTCTAGAATGTCATAAATATCACCACAATCATCATCAGGGATGGGATCACcaaaaaatccttttttttgTACCTTAATTCTACTCCTCTCATATAAAGACTCACAATGTTGGGGAAACAAGCTATGATGCATAAAAACAAACTCATTCTTCCAGTCACGGATGTCAACACCACCTTTAATAAAACACTCAATACCTGGCCTATTGGCGATGGTAATCCAGTCACCGGCGGCAGAAATACTTAACAACCTTCTAAATAGAGTGACAGATGGTTCAACACCATAAGCACGACACACAATCTCAAAAGCAATTATTCTAGCACAGCCTAGCGGATGCATCAGGGAGATATGacatttaaaatatttcaagATTTCAAGAAAAATGTTGGGAAAAGGATATCTTAGATTTCCCATAGTAAAAGTTTTCACATAAATGCTAACAAACCCATTTGGGGGTTTTAGAGCACTTTGGGAACGAGTGGGAAGACAAAAAGATAAATGACGACCAGGAAAAAACTGATCAACAAAATCCCTAAGAGTGTCGGCATCAACAACAGATTTTGTAACACCAATACCGCGCTTCGCCATTTAATCTAGGGTTTATTTAAAAAGAACAGAAAAAAAAGCAAATGATCGTACCTTTAATGGATGAcgactttctctctcaagaagcAGCAAAAAGTTTTGATCGGATGAAAATTATGATCGATATTAATCAAGAAGATATTTATATGATCACCCAAAGGAGTAGCCGTCGATCGAGTTTTAAGTTTTGAGATACACGCCCACTAACTCAAGGATTAAATACTGCAAACCTACCAAGGATATTTTCAAAACAGACCCTACGCTTTGCATCAAATTACAAGAAAAGACAGACGAAGGGCAGATAAGAGTCTAATACGATGATCCTCGTAGAGTCACCCCAttagactggggggcttgatgacgtaCTCACCCAGACGCAGGCACGCTGAGTACACCTAAAGGGTACGTTTTGCTTTCGATAAACAAGGAAAGGATTTGTATTAATCAAGAATCATATATCTTAGGAAAGAAGATCATATAAAATCCTTTATTCCAGTAAGTGATATACATAACGCAAAAAACCCTACTTGGGGAATAAGTCACGAACCCCCTATAAATAGGGGGAAGAATGGCTAGAATAATTCATCATCACATACACACATTCTTGGCGTACAAAAGGCATAGCCTTACCGGAAGGGAACCGCCAAATAACAACCATAACCACCCCCATTCCTCAGTTGTAAGCAACCGGATTGGATGTACAACCAGGCGGCATATGCCTTGTTTGATTTAATGATTAAATCGATCACAcaatgtttttctttatttaattcTAAAGCGATTATTAAAACCACCTAGAattaatgtataataataaacttattttttgaaaaacatggTCAAAAagattcttcattttttttttctgaaaattGCTAGCTATAATTTGCTTTTGTCCTTTTATGAGGATAAATCATTGTTCTCCATTAtaagtccatatatatatatatatatatatatattaacgaaATTACATGTAATTCTATTTTGGGTGACGGTATTTAGTTAAATTAACTAGATTTAGTCAACCAACTCCACTTAGGTGGTTTGGCCAGAGGTATTCTGAATCCACTATATATGCCCGGGAAATGAGTTTTTCtcaaggtctcgggttcgagtcttgagTTTCTTATCTAAAGGTATTTTTTATGAGGAGAGAGTTAGAGGTCCAACAATTCGTTTGTTAAATCGCCTTCAGCacatctgaatcgaaactaactttacaaaaaaaaaaaaaaaaacccaccgAATTTTacaaaacgaaaaaaaaattGGCACATGAAACTACGATTTACTAAATACtatatggaaaagtgaatattgtccgacacctaagcttaggtgtaacatctctcacatactaatattttagtatttttttttagggATTTGATAACTAGTGCCcctagtgcactagttaagaaACATTTAATGAAGTATTTATTGAAGTCTAATTTTCCtaaaatatagaaatatgtattaattattcaattaaaaatagaaattgttgagttaaattaatacacattaaataaaatttttgattaataaggaaataataagttcattaaatgcttcttaactagtgcactaggggcactagttagcaaatccctttttttaatgaataaatgtttagcCCCAATGAATTTTAaggattaaaaaatcaatatgtgAATGTTTCACATCTAAGCCTAGATACCcaacagccttatattaccattcCCTTACTATctctctatctatctatctattctatctatc
The sequence above is drawn from the Erigeron canadensis isolate Cc75 chromosome 4, C_canadensis_v1, whole genome shotgun sequence genome and encodes:
- the LOC122597159 gene encoding uncharacterized protein LOC122597159, with translation MVGSLTEGSINSFDELKTKFLSHFCQLEKHKKTHVAAHNIKQRENETSRDFIERFIVESQEITGLPESQGVSGLIHGCRKRELVECLNTDLAETFDEAKKKAHKFLDTKEIRASNVDQQGRYSSYNREEKRKDYNIVSLPEMTKSPKEILLTEAVGKTFPIPTKLSERGRMDKDKYCDFHNDTWHDTNSCIQLRKAIDEAIKTGKLAHLVKGIRQQPRQKAEESREQKNSNT